The stretch of DNA CGTTCGCCGTTCCACCTCGCAGGCAAGGGCGAGCTCGCCCGCGTCCGTCCCGACGACCTCGCCGCGCAGACGATTCGCGGGTTGCTCGACAAGACCGGCGTCGATCCCGCCGAGATCGAGGACATCATCCTCGGCTGCGCGTTCCCCGAGGGCGAGCAGGGTCTCAACGTCGCCAAGCTGATCGCGCAGATCGCCGACCTGCCGATCTCGGTCGGTGGCATGACGGTCAACCGGTTCTGCGGATCGTCGATGAGCGCGATCCACATCGCGTTCGGACAGATCGCAGTCGGGGCCGGCGAGGCGTTCATCTGCGCCGGGCTCGAGTCGATGAGCCGCGTGCCGATGGGCGGCTACAACCCCCTCCCCAACCCCGCGCTCGCGAAGAAGAGCGCCGGCGCATACATGGGCATGGGCGAGACCGCCGAGAACGTCGCGCGCCAATACCAGATCACGCGCGCCGAGCAGGACGCGTTCGCGGTGAAGAGCCAGGACAAGGCCGCCGCGGCGCGCACCGATGGCCGACTGGCTGACGAGATCGTGACGATCCAGACCAAGGCTGGCCCGGTCAGCCAGGACGGCACGATCCGCGCCGGAACCACCACCGAAGCGCTCGCCGGCCTGAAGCCTGCGTTCAGCAGCGACGGTTCGGTGACCGCCGGCACGTCCTCGCCGCTGACCGATGGCGCGTCCGCGGTGCTGGTCACCTCGGAGGAG from Sphingomonas sp. HMP9 encodes:
- a CDS encoding thiolase family protein, whose product is MTNVVIAGYARSPFHLAGKGELARVRPDDLAAQTIRGLLDKTGVDPAEIEDIILGCAFPEGEQGLNVAKLIAQIADLPISVGGMTVNRFCGSSMSAIHIAFGQIAVGAGEAFICAGLESMSRVPMGGYNPLPNPALAKKSAGAYMGMGETAENVARQYQITRAEQDAFAVKSQDKAAAARTDGRLADEIVTIQTKAGPVSQDGTIRAGTTTEALAGLKPAFSSDGSVTAGTSSPLTDGASAVLVTSEEFAKKHGLTILARIKSIGVSGCAPETMGLGPIGASKKALERAGITVADLDVVEINEAFASQAIACIRDLGLKDETINLDGGAIAIGHPLGATGARIVGKAASLLSREGGRYALATQCIGGGQGIATVLERA